In the Streptomyces formicae genome, one interval contains:
- a CDS encoding NADH-quinone oxidoreductase subunit G: MTVTTNSAPSGGGEAAVPPEDLVSLTIDGIDISVPKGTLVIRAAELLGIEIPRFCDHPLLDPAGACRQCIVEVEGQRKPMASCTITCTDGMVVKSQLTSPVAEKSQRGVMELLLINHPLDCPVCDKGGECPLQNQAMQVGDPDSRFEGKKRTYEKPVPISTQVLLDRERCVLCARCTRFSNQIAGDPMIELIERGALQQVGTGEGDPFESYFSGNTIQICPVGALTSAAYRFRSRPFDLVSSPSVCEHCSGGCATRTDHRRGKVMRRLAQDDPEVNEEWICDKGRFGFRYAQKPDRLTTPLVRNASTGELEPASWPEALDVAARGLAAARGRAGVLTGGRLTVEDAYAYSKYARVALDTNDIDFRARVHSSEEADFLAARVAGRGRDLDGAGVTYAALEKAPAVLLVGFEAEEEAPGVFLRLRKAWRKHGQRTFSLATFATRGLEKAGGTLLPAAPGTETEWLDALAAGVSLADDGAKAAEALRGEGAVIVVGERLAAVPGGLTAAVRAASATGAQLVWIPRRAGERAAIEVGALPSLLPGGRPATDPRARDEVASAWGVAELPHRYGRDTGQIVEAAATGELGALLVAGVEVADLPDPTRARQALHEVGFLVSLELRPSEVTDHADVVLPVAAVAEKPGTFLNWEGRARMFDAALKPDQMTRRLAPTDARVLHMLADAGDVHLGLPDLLTIRRELDRLGAWDGPHATEPLETGAQPPRPASGEAVLAGHRLLLDRGRLQEGDEALAGTRHAAHARVSPATAAEAGVKDGDVLAVSGPAGTSELPLQITEMPDRVVWLPLNSAGGGVTSDTGAHPGDLVRIGPAVLPEPSEAPEVTS; encoded by the coding sequence ATGACAGTGACCACTAATAGCGCTCCCTCCGGGGGCGGTGAGGCGGCGGTTCCGCCCGAGGACCTCGTCTCGTTGACCATCGACGGCATCGACATCAGCGTCCCCAAGGGGACCCTGGTGATCCGGGCCGCCGAACTGCTCGGCATCGAGATCCCCCGGTTCTGCGACCACCCGCTCCTCGACCCCGCGGGCGCCTGCCGCCAGTGCATCGTCGAGGTCGAGGGCCAGCGCAAGCCGATGGCGTCCTGCACGATCACGTGCACCGACGGCATGGTCGTGAAGTCGCAGCTGACCTCGCCCGTCGCGGAGAAGTCGCAGCGCGGTGTGATGGAGCTGCTGCTCATCAACCACCCGCTGGACTGCCCGGTCTGCGACAAGGGCGGCGAGTGCCCGCTGCAGAACCAGGCGATGCAGGTCGGCGACCCGGACTCCCGCTTCGAAGGCAAGAAGCGGACGTACGAGAAGCCGGTGCCGATCTCCACGCAGGTGCTTCTCGACCGTGAGCGGTGCGTGCTCTGCGCGCGCTGCACCCGCTTCTCGAACCAGATCGCGGGCGACCCGATGATCGAGCTGATCGAGCGCGGCGCGCTCCAGCAGGTCGGCACGGGCGAGGGCGACCCCTTCGAGTCGTACTTCTCCGGGAACACCATCCAGATCTGCCCGGTCGGCGCGCTGACCTCGGCGGCGTATCGCTTCCGCTCGCGCCCCTTCGACCTGGTCTCGTCGCCCTCGGTGTGCGAGCACTGCTCCGGCGGCTGCGCGACCCGCACCGACCACCGGCGCGGCAAGGTCATGCGGCGTCTCGCGCAGGACGACCCCGAGGTCAACGAGGAGTGGATCTGCGACAAGGGGCGCTTCGGCTTCCGTTACGCGCAGAAGCCGGACCGGCTCACCACCCCCCTGGTGCGCAACGCGTCGACGGGCGAACTGGAGCCCGCGAGCTGGCCCGAGGCCCTGGACGTCGCCGCCCGTGGGCTGGCCGCCGCGCGCGGCCGCGCCGGTGTCCTGACCGGCGGCCGCCTCACCGTGGAGGACGCCTACGCGTACAGCAAGTACGCGCGCGTGGCGCTCGACACGAACGACATCGACTTCCGCGCGCGCGTGCACAGCAGTGAGGAGGCCGACTTCCTGGCGGCCCGGGTGGCGGGGCGCGGCAGGGACCTGGACGGCGCTGGCGTCACCTACGCCGCCCTGGAGAAGGCCCCCGCCGTCCTGCTCGTCGGATTCGAGGCGGAGGAGGAGGCGCCCGGCGTCTTCCTGAGGCTGCGCAAGGCCTGGCGCAAGCACGGCCAGCGCACCTTCTCCCTCGCGACGTTCGCGACCCGGGGCCTGGAGAAGGCGGGCGGCACGCTGCTGCCCGCGGCGCCCGGCACCGAGACGGAGTGGCTCGACGCGCTCGCCGCCGGGGTGAGCCTCGCGGACGACGGGGCCAAGGCCGCCGAGGCGCTGCGCGGCGAAGGAGCCGTCATCGTCGTCGGCGAGCGGCTCGCGGCCGTGCCCGGCGGGCTCACCGCCGCCGTGCGGGCCGCCTCCGCCACCGGCGCTCAGCTGGTGTGGATCCCGCGCAGGGCGGGGGAGCGGGCCGCCATCGAGGTGGGCGCGCTGCCCTCGCTGCTGCCCGGCGGGCGTCCGGCCACCGACCCGCGCGCGCGGGACGAGGTCGCGTCCGCCTGGGGCGTCGCCGAACTCCCGCACCGCTACGGCCGCGACACCGGCCAGATCGTCGAGGCCGCCGCGACCGGTGAGCTAGGCGCCCTCCTGGTGGCGGGCGTCGAGGTCGCCGACCTGCCCGACCCGACGCGCGCGCGTCAGGCGCTGCACGAGGTCGGTTTCCTGGTCTCCCTGGAGCTGCGGCCCAGCGAGGTCACCGACCACGCCGACGTGGTGCTCCCCGTGGCCGCGGTCGCGGAGAAGCCCGGCACGTTCCTCAACTGGGAGGGCCGGGCGCGGATGTTCGACGCCGCGCTCAAGCCGGACCAGATGACGCGCAGGCTGGCGCCCACCGACGCCCGCGTCCTGCACATGCTGGCCGACGCCGGTGACGTCCACCTGGGCCTCCCGGACCTGCTGACCATCCGGCGCGAGCTGGACCGGCTCGGCGCCTGGGACGGCCCGCACGCGACGGAGCCCCTGGAGACCGGCGCCCAGCCGCCGAGGCCCGCCTCCGGAGAGGCCGTTCTCGCCGGTCACCGGCTGCTGCTCGACCGGGGCCGCCTCCAGGAGGGCGACGAAGCGCTCGCGGGGACGCGGCACGCCGCCCACGCGCGCGTGTCGCCCGCCACGGCCGCCGAGGCGGGCGTCAAGGACGGCGACGTGCTCGCCGTCAGCGGCCCGGCAGGGACGAGCGAACTCCCGCTCCAGATCACGGAGATGCCCGACCGGGTGGTCTGGCTGCCGCTGAACTCCGCCGGGGGAGGCGTCACTTCGGACACCGGTGCGCACCCCGGCGACCTCGTCCGCATCGGCCCGGCGGTCCTGCCGGAGCCCTCTGAGGCCCCGGAGGTGACGTCGTGA